Proteins from one Chitinophaga oryzae genomic window:
- a CDS encoding L-serine ammonia-lyase has translation MAHECISVFDIFKIGIGPSSSHTLGPWRAAQRFLHELEAAGKLSSVTGLQVLLYGSLAKTGHGHGTDIAVLLGLCGDDPVTFDVNKINDKIDDLRRTRKMMLAGKYEIDFDPVEDIEFLFEESLPFHPNALVFLVTFADGDKQAATYYSIGGGFVVQEGEIGGGTTSVDLPFPIDTARQLLQFCIKTGFSISELVMENELAWRPEAETRAGVLNIWRVMQECTYRGCHTTGELPGGLKVARRAAALNKKLLKGRTYTDYHSWIEAIRAGGAHFTYTLDWVSCFALAVNEENASFGRVVTAPTNGAAGVIPAVLQYYIAFCDGLHDDRIMQFLLTASEIGSIFKKRSTISAAMGGCQAEIGVSSAMAAAALTECLGGSQRQVLMAAEIAMEHHLGLTCDPIGGLVQIPCIERNTMGAIKAITASQLALQSNPELAKVSLDAVVKTMWDTALDMNSKYKETSDGGLAVNIPISLSEC, from the coding sequence GTGGCACACGAATGTATCTCCGTTTTCGACATCTTTAAGATTGGCATTGGTCCGTCCAGCTCCCATACTTTAGGCCCCTGGAGGGCCGCCCAACGCTTTCTCCACGAATTGGAAGCCGCCGGTAAACTCTCTTCCGTCACCGGCTTACAGGTACTGCTTTACGGCTCCCTCGCCAAAACCGGCCACGGCCATGGCACCGATATCGCCGTGCTGCTGGGCCTCTGCGGCGATGACCCCGTTACCTTTGACGTTAATAAAATCAATGATAAAATAGATGACCTGCGCCGCACCCGTAAAATGATGCTGGCAGGTAAATATGAAATAGATTTTGACCCGGTGGAAGACATCGAATTCCTCTTCGAAGAATCCCTGCCATTCCATCCCAATGCCCTCGTATTCCTCGTGACCTTCGCCGATGGCGATAAACAGGCAGCTACCTATTACTCTATCGGTGGCGGCTTCGTGGTACAGGAAGGCGAAATAGGCGGCGGCACCACCTCGGTAGACCTGCCTTTCCCCATCGATACGGCCCGGCAACTGCTGCAGTTCTGCATCAAGACCGGCTTCAGCATCTCCGAACTGGTCATGGAAAATGAACTGGCCTGGCGGCCGGAAGCGGAAACCCGCGCCGGCGTGCTCAATATCTGGCGCGTGATGCAGGAATGTACCTACCGTGGCTGCCATACTACCGGTGAACTGCCGGGCGGCCTCAAAGTAGCCCGCCGCGCCGCAGCACTCAATAAAAAATTGCTGAAAGGCCGCACCTACACCGACTATCACTCCTGGATAGAAGCTATCCGCGCCGGAGGCGCACACTTCACCTATACGCTCGACTGGGTGAGCTGCTTCGCCCTGGCCGTCAATGAAGAAAATGCCTCTTTCGGCCGCGTAGTCACAGCGCCCACCAACGGCGCCGCCGGCGTGATACCCGCCGTACTGCAGTATTACATCGCCTTCTGCGACGGCCTGCACGACGACAGGATCATGCAGTTCCTGCTCACCGCCTCCGAAATCGGCAGCATCTTCAAAAAACGCTCTACCATCTCCGCCGCTATGGGCGGATGCCAGGCGGAAATAGGTGTTTCCTCCGCCATGGCGGCAGCAGCGCTGACAGAATGCCTCGGCGGCTCCCAACGGCAAGTGCTGATGGCCGCTGAAATAGCCATGGAACACCACCTCGGCCTCACCTGCGATCCCATCGGCGGACTGGTACAGATCCCCTGTATCGAAAGAAACACCATGGGCGCCATCAAAGCCATCACAGCTTCCCAGCTGGCGCTGCAAAGCAACCCGGAACTGGCCAAGGTTTCCCTCGACGCCGTGGTGAAAACCATGTGGGACACCGCCCTGGACATGAACTCCAAATACAAGGAAACATCAGACGGCGGCCTCGCTGTCAACATCCCGATCAGTCTCAGCGAATGTTAG
- a CDS encoding FKBP-type peptidyl-prolyl cis-trans isomerase, producing MKKVFLLGGLGLALLAACSKKDNTPQYDAIKQFDADSVTIVNYLKTNNITASHDPRGIFWQIIDSGDLGNKPTPTSNVTVKYAGTFLDGKTFDSNDNASFDLNRVIDGWTIGIPKIGKGGRIKLFLPSIYAYGPYANNGIPANSVLLFDVTLKDLVKK from the coding sequence ATGAAGAAAGTTTTTTTACTGGGAGGGTTAGGCCTCGCACTACTGGCAGCCTGCTCTAAAAAAGACAATACACCGCAGTACGATGCCATTAAACAATTTGATGCTGACAGCGTAACTATTGTCAATTACCTGAAAACCAATAATATCACCGCCTCCCACGATCCGCGCGGTATCTTCTGGCAAATCATAGACAGCGGCGACCTGGGCAACAAACCCACTCCGACCAGCAACGTGACCGTGAAATATGCCGGTACCTTCCTCGACGGAAAAACTTTCGACAGCAACGATAACGCCAGCTTCGACCTGAACCGCGTGATCGACGGCTGGACGATCGGCATCCCAAAGATCGGCAAAGGCGGACGCATCAAGCTGTTCCTGCCCTCCATCTACGCCTACGGCCCTTACGCCAATAACGGCATCCCGGCCAACTCGGTACTGCTTTTCGACGTCACACTGAAAGATCTCGTTAAAAAATAA
- a CDS encoding FKBP-type peptidyl-prolyl cis-trans isomerase produces the protein MKLLLKIALACLPVFTLLSCSKKADDMITMDAAETDTRIQQYLFAHNEIAVRDPSGLYYRIYKPGDSVHFVKPASVVYVNYSNQLIDGTIVDASFDVTNFNNRELKNHIPAWQIGLAKISKGGKIRMYIPPYLAFGSMGVPDIIPPNAILISEVELVDIK, from the coding sequence ATGAAGTTATTGCTGAAAATAGCCCTGGCCTGCCTGCCGGTGTTCACCCTGCTCTCCTGCTCCAAAAAAGCAGACGACATGATCACGATGGACGCCGCCGAAACAGATACACGCATCCAACAATATCTCTTTGCCCATAACGAAATCGCCGTACGCGACCCCTCCGGACTGTACTATCGCATTTATAAGCCCGGAGACAGCGTCCATTTCGTGAAACCTGCATCCGTTGTGTATGTCAACTATTCCAATCAACTGATTGACGGTACCATCGTAGACGCCTCTTTCGATGTCACCAACTTCAACAACCGGGAACTGAAAAATCATATCCCAGCCTGGCAGATAGGACTGGCCAAAATCTCCAAAGGAGGCAAAATACGGATGTATATCCCGCCATACCTCGCTTTCGGCAGCATGGGCGTCCCCGACATCATACCACCCAACGCCATCCTCATCTCCGAGGTGGAACTGGTGGACATCAAATAG
- the groL gene encoding chaperonin GroEL (60 kDa chaperone family; promotes refolding of misfolded polypeptides especially under stressful conditions; forms two stacked rings of heptamers to form a barrel-shaped 14mer; ends can be capped by GroES; misfolded proteins enter the barrel where they are refolded when GroES binds), whose amino-acid sequence MAKQLFFNIDARNRMKKGVDTLADAVKVTLGPKGRNVVIEKKFGAPGVTKDGVTVAKEIELEDAIENMGAQMVKEVASKTADLAGDGTTTATVLAQAIIGEGLKNVAAGANPMDLKRGIDKAVKAIVENLKKQSEKVGNDNKKIEQVASISANNDSEIGKLIAEAMKKVTKDGVITVEEAKGTDTTVEVVEGMQFDRGYLSPYFITNSEKMQAELQNPYILIYDKKISTMKDILHILEKVAQQGAPLVIISEDLEGEALATLVVNKLRGTLKVAAVKAPGFGDRRKDMLQDIATLTGGIVISEEQGYKLENADLTYLGKAESVTIDKDNTTVVGGKGQKKDIQGRIGQIKAQIEVTTSDYDREKLQERLAKLSGGVAVLYVGAATEVEMKEKKDRVDDALHATRAAVEEGIVPGGGVAYIRAIESLEKLKGDNNDEQTGIAIIKRAIEEPLRQITANAGIEGSIVVQKVKEGKGDFGFNARTEVYEKMLAAGVIDPTKVSRIALENAASIAGMLLTTECVIADKPEPKSAAPAMPGGGHGMGMDY is encoded by the coding sequence ATGGCAAAACAATTATTCTTCAATATAGACGCTCGCAACAGAATGAAAAAGGGTGTGGATACCCTGGCTGATGCGGTTAAAGTAACCCTGGGTCCTAAAGGCCGTAACGTAGTGATCGAAAAGAAATTCGGCGCTCCCGGCGTAACCAAAGACGGTGTTACCGTTGCGAAAGAAATTGAACTGGAAGACGCTATCGAAAATATGGGCGCGCAGATGGTGAAGGAAGTTGCTTCCAAAACCGCTGACCTGGCTGGTGACGGTACTACCACTGCTACCGTTCTGGCACAGGCTATTATCGGCGAAGGCCTGAAAAACGTGGCTGCCGGCGCTAACCCAATGGACCTGAAACGCGGTATCGACAAAGCTGTTAAAGCGATCGTTGAAAACCTGAAAAAACAGTCCGAAAAAGTTGGTAACGACAACAAAAAAATCGAACAGGTTGCTTCTATCTCCGCTAACAACGACTCCGAAATCGGTAAACTGATCGCGGAAGCTATGAAGAAAGTAACCAAAGACGGCGTTATCACCGTGGAAGAAGCGAAAGGCACCGACACTACTGTAGAAGTAGTAGAAGGTATGCAGTTCGACCGTGGTTACCTGTCTCCCTACTTCATCACCAACAGCGAAAAAATGCAGGCTGAACTGCAGAACCCTTACATCCTGATCTATGACAAAAAGATCAGCACCATGAAGGATATCCTGCACATCCTGGAAAAAGTAGCTCAGCAGGGCGCTCCGCTGGTAATCATCTCCGAAGATCTGGAAGGTGAAGCACTGGCTACCCTCGTGGTAAATAAACTGCGCGGTACCCTGAAAGTAGCTGCTGTAAAAGCTCCTGGCTTCGGTGACAGAAGAAAAGACATGCTGCAGGACATCGCTACCCTCACCGGTGGTATCGTTATTAGCGAAGAACAAGGCTACAAACTGGAAAACGCCGACCTCACTTACCTCGGTAAAGCTGAGTCCGTAACCATCGATAAAGACAACACTACCGTTGTAGGTGGTAAAGGCCAGAAAAAAGACATCCAGGGCCGCATCGGTCAGATCAAAGCACAGATCGAAGTAACTACTTCCGACTATGACCGCGAAAAACTGCAGGAACGCCTGGCTAAACTGAGCGGCGGCGTTGCTGTACTGTACGTAGGTGCTGCTACCGAAGTGGAAATGAAAGAGAAAAAAGACCGCGTAGACGACGCCCTGCACGCTACCCGTGCTGCCGTAGAAGAAGGTATCGTTCCGGGCGGTGGTGTGGCTTATATCCGCGCTATCGAATCTCTCGAAAAACTGAAAGGCGACAACAACGACGAACAAACCGGTATCGCTATCATCAAACGCGCTATCGAAGAGCCGCTGCGCCAGATCACTGCTAACGCTGGTATCGAAGGTTCCATCGTAGTTCAGAAAGTGAAAGAAGGTAAAGGCGACTTCGGTTTCAACGCCCGCACTGAAGTATATGAAAAAATGCTGGCTGCCGGTGTTATCGACCCGACTAAAGTTAGCCGTATCGCACTCGAAAACGCCGCTTCCATCGCTGGTATGCTGCTGACTACCGAATGCGTAATCGCTGACAAACCAGAACCTAAATCCGCTGCTCCTGCTATGCCAGGTGGTGGTCACGGTATGGGCATGGACTACTAA
- a CDS encoding co-chaperone GroES, whose translation MAKKLSIKPLADRIIVKPAAAEEKTAGGIIIPDTAKEKPVKGTVVAAGPGKKDEPVTVKVGDTVLYGKYSGQELPIDGEDYLIMRESDILAIV comes from the coding sequence ATGGCTAAGAAATTAAGTATTAAACCATTAGCTGACAGGATCATCGTAAAACCTGCAGCCGCTGAAGAGAAAACCGCTGGTGGTATCATCATCCCGGATACCGCAAAGGAAAAACCCGTTAAAGGAACCGTGGTAGCCGCCGGTCCTGGTAAAAAAGACGAGCCGGTGACTGTAAAAGTAGGTGACACCGTACTGTATGGTAAATACTCCGGTCAGGAACTGCCGATCGACGGTGAAGACTACCTGATCATGAGAGAATCCGATATCCTGGCCATCGTTTAA